A genomic stretch from Flavobacterium humidisoli includes:
- the polA gene encoding DNA polymerase I produces MSTQKRLFLLDAYALIFRGYYAFIKNPRINSKGMDTSAIMGFMNSLLDVIKREKPDHLAVAFDKGGSHVRTEMFVEYKANRDATPEAIKIAIPYIQELLRAMHIPIIEIEGCEADDLIGTIAKQAEKQNYKVYMVTPDKDFAQLVSENIFMYKPARMGNGIEIWGVPEVLAKFEIERPEQVIDFLGMMGDAVDNIPGLPGVGEVTAKKFLKEFGTMENLLENTHLLKGKMKENIEANKEKGILSKKLAAIITDCDVTFNEEDYELSRPDIEKTDAIFQELEFRRMAEQFDNLFKTDGTQIAAPASDAKIYKKAQPKNEDQFDLFGGGNTNGENAEIERTSFYNTLENTEHFYQTIQGDLGIKMLLQNLQKQTSVCFDTETTGIDALHAELVGMSFAYEKGKAFYVPFPESQEEAQALVDKFIPFFENDNIEKIGQNLKYDLKILSNYGVTVKGKLFDTMIAHYLINPDMRHNMDILAETYLKYSPKSIETLIGKKGKNQLNMRDVPLEDIKEYAAEDADVTLQLKEIFTTELDKTETKKLFDEIEIPLVSVLADMETEGIRLDVDFLKAMSSEMEVEIKSLEEKIYETAGEKFNLASPKQLGDILFDKLKIGGAKQKKTKTGQYATGEEVLTYLANDNPIVKQILDWRQMVKLQSTYILALPEQVDKKTLRVHTDYMQTVAATGRLSSNNPNLQNIPIRTERGRQIRKAFVARDENYTLISADYSQIELRIIAALSGEENMIAAFQNGEDIHRATAAKVFDVALEEVSREQRSNAKTVNFGIIYGVSAFGLSNQTSLSRSESAALIDAYYKTYPRLKSYISEQIEFAREKGYVQTILGRRRYLKDINSANAVVRSAAERNAVNAPIQGSAADVIKIAMINIHKKLRDENWKSKMLLQVHDELVFDVHNDELEKIQPMIKHEMENAFKMSVPLEVELGMGKDWLEAH; encoded by the coding sequence ATGTCAACTCAAAAACGCCTTTTTCTTCTAGATGCTTATGCACTAATTTTTCGTGGTTATTATGCTTTTATAAAAAACCCGAGAATCAACTCAAAAGGAATGGATACATCTGCAATTATGGGTTTTATGAACTCACTTTTGGATGTTATTAAAAGAGAAAAACCAGATCATTTAGCCGTTGCTTTTGATAAAGGCGGTAGCCATGTAAGAACCGAAATGTTCGTCGAATATAAAGCCAATCGTGATGCAACGCCAGAGGCTATTAAAATTGCCATTCCGTATATTCAGGAATTATTGCGAGCAATGCATATTCCTATTATTGAAATCGAGGGCTGTGAAGCCGATGACTTAATTGGAACAATCGCTAAGCAAGCAGAAAAACAAAACTACAAAGTCTACATGGTAACTCCAGATAAGGATTTTGCCCAACTAGTTTCTGAAAACATCTTTATGTATAAACCGGCCCGAATGGGTAACGGAATCGAAATCTGGGGCGTTCCTGAGGTTTTGGCAAAATTTGAAATCGAAAGACCAGAACAAGTAATTGATTTTCTTGGAATGATGGGCGACGCCGTGGATAATATTCCTGGATTGCCTGGAGTTGGAGAAGTTACAGCCAAAAAGTTCCTGAAAGAATTTGGAACAATGGAAAACCTTTTAGAAAACACACATTTACTAAAAGGCAAAATGAAAGAGAACATAGAAGCTAACAAGGAAAAAGGTATTCTTTCTAAAAAATTAGCCGCAATTATCACCGATTGTGATGTTACTTTCAATGAAGAAGATTACGAACTTTCTCGTCCTGATATCGAAAAAACAGATGCTATTTTTCAGGAATTGGAATTTAGAAGAATGGCAGAACAGTTTGACAATTTATTTAAAACTGATGGCACTCAAATTGCTGCTCCAGCTTCTGATGCCAAAATATACAAAAAAGCTCAGCCTAAAAACGAAGATCAATTTGATCTTTTTGGAGGCGGAAATACGAATGGAGAAAATGCTGAAATCGAAAGAACTTCGTTTTATAACACTTTAGAAAACACCGAGCATTTTTACCAAACCATTCAAGGTGATTTAGGTATTAAAATGCTTTTACAAAATTTACAAAAACAGACTTCGGTTTGTTTTGACACTGAAACCACAGGAATCGATGCTTTGCACGCAGAACTGGTTGGAATGTCTTTTGCTTACGAGAAAGGAAAAGCATTTTATGTTCCGTTCCCAGAAAGTCAGGAAGAAGCACAAGCTTTAGTTGACAAATTTATTCCGTTTTTTGAAAATGACAACATTGAAAAAATCGGACAGAATTTAAAATACGATCTAAAAATCCTTTCTAATTATGGTGTAACCGTAAAAGGAAAACTTTTTGATACGATGATTGCGCATTATTTGATTAATCCAGATATGCGTCACAACATGGATATTTTAGCCGAAACATATTTGAAATATTCTCCTAAATCTATTGAAACTTTAATTGGTAAAAAAGGAAAAAATCAGCTTAATATGCGCGACGTTCCTTTAGAAGATATTAAAGAATATGCTGCTGAAGATGCAGATGTTACTTTACAATTAAAAGAAATCTTCACAACCGAATTAGATAAAACAGAAACTAAAAAGTTATTTGACGAAATCGAAATTCCATTAGTAAGCGTATTGGCCGACATGGAAACGGAAGGAATTCGTTTGGATGTAGATTTCTTAAAAGCAATGTCTTCTGAAATGGAAGTTGAAATCAAATCTTTAGAAGAAAAAATATATGAAACTGCTGGCGAGAAATTCAACTTGGCCTCTCCAAAACAATTAGGAGATATTTTATTTGACAAACTAAAAATTGGTGGTGCAAAGCAAAAGAAAACCAAAACGGGTCAATACGCAACTGGCGAAGAAGTTTTAACTTATTTAGCGAATGATAACCCAATTGTAAAACAGATTTTAGACTGGCGCCAGATGGTAAAACTTCAAAGCACTTATATTTTGGCTTTACCAGAACAGGTTGACAAAAAGACTTTACGCGTTCATACTGATTATATGCAGACGGTTGCGGCAACGGGACGTTTGAGCTCTAATAATCCGAACTTGCAGAATATTCCGATTCGTACCGAAAGAGGCCGTCAGATACGTAAAGCTTTCGTAGCACGCGATGAAAATTATACTTTAATCTCTGCCGATTACTCGCAAATTGAATTGAGGATTATCGCTGCTTTGAGTGGTGAAGAAAATATGATCGCCGCTTTCCAGAACGGAGAAGACATTCACAGAGCGACCGCAGCAAAAGTTTTTGACGTAGCTTTAGAAGAAGTTTCCCGCGAACAAAGAAGTAATGCGAAAACAGTAAACTTTGGAATCATATATGGCGTTTCTGCTTTTGGATTGAGTAATCAGACTTCTCTATCTAGAAGTGAAAGTGCTGCTTTGATCGATGCTTATTACAAAACATATCCTCGTCTTAAATCTTATATTTCAGAACAAATTGAATTTGCTCGCGAAAAAGGTTATGTACAAACCATTTTAGGTCGTCGCCGTTATTTAAAAGATATTAATTCAGCCAATGCCGTTGTAAGAAGTGCTGCTGAACGAAATGCTGTAAATGCCCCAATTCAGGGAAGCGCTGCCGATGTGATCAAAATTGCGATGATCAACATTCATAAAAAACTTCGTGATGAAAACTGGAAATCTAAAATGCTACTTCAGGTGCATGATGAGCTTGTGTTCGATGTTCACAACGATGAACTCGAAAAAATCCAGCCTATGATTAAACATGAAATGGAAAATGCATTTAAAATGTCTGTTCCTTTAGAAGTTGAATTAGGAATGGGTAAAGATTGGCTAGAAGCGCATTAA
- a CDS encoding response regulator transcription factor — protein MNVLIVEDNKELAVEVYDFLCNAGYICKIANNCAEALEEFGSNDYDVMLLDLGLPDGDGFEVLQAIRKTKSKIAVIVLTARGELDDRINGLHLGADDYLTKPFALTELAARIFAVVRRIHGFTLNNLSIHGFLLQLQDYKVSFSDQPISLTKKEFDIFQYLVLNKNRVITRLQLTEHIWGDILEVNSDSNFIDVHVRNLRKKLDKHTAIDWFETVRNVGYRINE, from the coding sequence ATGAATGTTTTAATTGTTGAAGATAATAAGGAACTTGCCGTAGAAGTCTACGATTTTTTATGCAACGCAGGTTATATTTGTAAAATTGCAAATAATTGTGCCGAAGCTCTTGAAGAATTTGGAAGCAATGATTACGATGTTATGCTTTTAGATCTTGGTTTACCCGATGGTGATGGTTTTGAGGTTTTGCAGGCAATTAGAAAAACCAAATCCAAAATTGCGGTAATTGTTCTTACTGCCCGAGGAGAATTGGATGATAGAATAAATGGATTGCATTTGGGGGCTGATGATTATTTGACCAAACCTTTTGCTTTGACAGAATTGGCCGCAAGAATATTTGCTGTAGTTCGTAGAATTCACGGTTTTACTTTAAACAATTTGAGCATTCATGGCTTTTTATTACAGCTTCAGGATTATAAGGTGAGTTTTAGCGATCAGCCAATCAGTCTTACCAAAAAAGAATTTGATATTTTTCAGTATTTGGTTCTCAATAAAAACCGTGTTATTACAAGATTGCAATTAACAGAGCATATTTGGGGCGATATTCTAGAAGTTAATTCTGATTCTAATTTTATAGATGTGCATGTTCGTAATCTTCGAAAAAAACTGGATAAGCATACTGCTATAGATTGGTTTGAAACGGTTCGAAATGTTGGTTATCGTATAAACGAATAA
- a CDS encoding sensor histidine kinase, with protein sequence MKIKHQLAIFNALTRLLVILVLWLMLPILVENVVYHHINNTLLEKKKKFIEHLNKEEINDFIENPDDSTDAFSEFSTLHSEFLVLSRVSVKPHQKKTTFSNEYRKIEGEENEYRILQHHFTYEGEDYQLEIGSSLSEVNDLTFAIKLFIIIVFVVILLITFLADTFYIEYLLKPFYKIIDTKIRRVNEPETFDHTPIKATSRDFRELDFVLNQMMDRITEVFKKEKQFISNVSHELLTPIALLKNKLENLLQNESLDDHAVDKIAGSLKTLDMLKKIINNLLLISRIDNNQYEANEAINLKEIVADLQEDLLDRIEDRDIQFMNEMENNFVFIGNKTLLHILIYNLVTNAIKYNKPKGKIIVEDGFVEEHYFISVKDSGIGMDESQLEKIFSRFARINSDQEGQGLGLAIAQSIASFHHIQIKVKSVLNEGTTFTLLFEKAN encoded by the coding sequence GTGAAAATAAAACATCAATTAGCTATTTTTAACGCCTTGACCAGACTGCTGGTCATTTTGGTTTTATGGCTAATGCTTCCTATTTTGGTAGAAAATGTGGTGTATCATCATATTAATAATACACTGCTTGAGAAAAAGAAAAAATTTATTGAACATCTGAATAAGGAAGAGATAAATGATTTTATAGAAAACCCAGACGATTCAACCGATGCTTTTTCTGAATTTTCAACACTGCATAGTGAGTTTTTGGTGCTGTCCAGAGTGTCGGTAAAACCACATCAGAAGAAAACCACTTTTAGTAATGAGTATCGAAAAATTGAAGGAGAAGAAAATGAATATAGAATTCTCCAGCATCATTTTACTTATGAAGGTGAAGATTATCAGCTTGAAATAGGAAGTAGTTTGAGCGAGGTTAATGATCTGACTTTTGCGATTAAACTTTTCATTATAATTGTTTTTGTCGTAATTCTTCTTATTACTTTTTTGGCTGATACTTTTTATATCGAATATCTTTTAAAACCATTTTACAAAATTATCGATACCAAAATCAGGCGTGTAAACGAGCCAGAAACATTTGATCATACTCCGATAAAAGCAACTTCAAGAGATTTTAGAGAATTGGATTTTGTTTTAAATCAAATGATGGATAGAATTACCGAAGTTTTTAAAAAGGAAAAACAGTTTATTTCGAATGTTTCACACGAACTTCTTACGCCGATTGCTCTTCTTAAAAACAAACTTGAAAACTTGTTGCAAAATGAGTCTTTGGACGATCATGCGGTTGATAAAATTGCAGGGTCTTTGAAGACATTAGATATGCTGAAAAAAATCATTAATAATTTACTGTTGATTTCTAGAATAGATAATAATCAATATGAAGCAAATGAAGCAATCAATCTTAAAGAAATCGTTGCTGATCTGCAGGAAGATCTTCTAGATCGAATCGAGGATAGAGATATTCAGTTTATGAACGAAATGGAAAATAATTTTGTTTTTATAGGAAACAAAACCTTACTTCATATTCTTATCTATAATCTCGTAACTAATGCTATAAAATACAATAAGCCAAAAGGAAAAATAATTGTAGAAGACGGTTTTGTAGAGGAGCATTATTTTATTTCGGTAAAAGATTCAGGAATAGGAATGGACGAATCTCAACTTGAGAAAATATTTAGCCGTTTTGCGAGAATTAATTCAGATCAAGAAGGGCAGGGATTAGGACTTGCAATTGCACAAAGTATCGCATCTTTTCATCATATTCAAATCAAAGTTAAATCGGTTTTAAATGAAGGGACAACTTTTACGTTGTTGTTTGAAAAAGCTAATTAA
- a CDS encoding metallophosphoesterase produces the protein MIFRFIILCALLLFIEFYSYQAFRTLIKARWVLIGYQVISLLVLIFIIYSFSQVDRSVGQTRQFMFTTGLMLVVYVPKIVLTLIMFGEDIIRVGASILNYFVYNTPRKEMMPDRRKFVSQIALGLAAIPFLSIIYGIFEGKYNFKVIKQTVFFPDLPDAFDGFKITQISDVHSGSFDNPEKINYAIDLINAQEADLILFTGDIVNTHAKEMHPWLETFNRIKDYKYGKFAVLGNHDYGEYVTWPSEKEKDENFKAIKNLYGQIGFKLMLNEHTYIQKGDDKIALIGVENWGVNFKKAGDLNKASENVHQDDFKVLMSHDPSHWDAEIKDHPKNFHLTFAGHTHGMQFGIEIPGYFKWSLAQYIYKQWAGLYENVGKYVYVNRGFGFHAYPGRVGIMPEITVIELKKGRNVA, from the coding sequence ATGATCTTTCGTTTTATAATTCTATGCGCTCTTTTATTATTTATTGAGTTCTATTCTTATCAAGCTTTTCGCACTTTAATCAAAGCACGTTGGGTTTTGATTGGCTATCAAGTAATAAGCTTGCTGGTTTTAATATTTATTATTTATTCTTTTTCGCAGGTAGACCGATCAGTTGGTCAAACTAGGCAATTTATGTTTACTACAGGTTTGATGCTCGTAGTATATGTGCCAAAAATTGTACTTACATTAATAATGTTTGGCGAGGATATTATTAGAGTAGGCGCCAGTATACTGAATTATTTTGTTTACAATACTCCGCGAAAGGAAATGATGCCTGACAGAAGAAAATTTGTAAGTCAGATCGCTTTAGGCTTGGCAGCAATTCCATTTCTTTCTATTATTTACGGAATTTTTGAAGGGAAATATAATTTCAAAGTAATCAAACAAACCGTATTTTTTCCAGATCTTCCAGATGCTTTTGACGGTTTTAAAATTACGCAAATTTCTGATGTGCATAGTGGTAGTTTTGATAATCCAGAGAAAATTAATTATGCTATTGATTTGATCAATGCACAAGAAGCAGATTTGATTTTGTTTACAGGAGATATTGTGAATACTCACGCAAAAGAAATGCATCCTTGGCTGGAAACTTTTAATCGTATTAAAGATTATAAATATGGGAAGTTTGCTGTTTTAGGGAATCATGATTATGGTGAATATGTAACATGGCCTTCTGAAAAAGAAAAAGACGAAAATTTTAAGGCGATTAAAAACCTTTATGGTCAGATTGGTTTTAAATTAATGTTGAACGAGCATACTTATATTCAAAAAGGGGATGATAAAATTGCTCTGATTGGAGTAGAGAATTGGGGAGTAAATTTTAAAAAAGCAGGTGATTTAAACAAAGCTTCAGAAAATGTGCATCAAGACGATTTTAAAGTTTTAATGAGCCATGATCCAAGTCATTGGGATGCTGAAATTAAAGACCATCCGAAGAATTTTCATCTGACTTTTGCCGGTCATACGCATGGTATGCAGTTTGGAATTGAAATTCCAGGTTATTTTAAATGGAGTTTGGCACAATACATTTATAAACAATGGGCAGGTTTGTACGAAAACGTCGGAAAATACGTTTATGTTAACCGCGGATTTGGTTTTCACGCTTATCCAGGACGAGTTGGAATTATGCCTGAAATAACAGTAATTGAACTAAAAAAAGGCCGTAATGTCGCTTAA
- a CDS encoding thioredoxin family protein, whose translation MSKFGELINAQVPVLIDFYTDWNESSVSMHPVIKDVAAALGDKAKVIKIDVDKNQELAEALRIKGLPTLMIYKEGQMIWRQSGELDANTIIGIVQEQFNV comes from the coding sequence ATGTCAAAATTTGGAGAACTAATAAATGCCCAAGTTCCAGTGTTAATTGATTTTTACACAGATTGGAATGAATCTTCGGTTTCTATGCATCCTGTTATTAAGGACGTAGCGGCTGCGCTTGGCGATAAGGCCAAAGTAATCAAAATTGATGTAGATAAAAATCAGGAACTCGCAGAAGCACTTCGTATTAAAGGGCTTCCAACTTTAATGATTTACAAAGAAGGGCAAATGATTTGGAGACAATCTGGAGAGCTTGATGCTAATACTATTATCGGAATTGTTCAGGAACAATTTAATGTCTAA